A section of the Bifidobacterium sp. ESL0728 genome encodes:
- a CDS encoding 3-hydroxyacyl-CoA dehydrogenase — MMQNLTVLGTGTLGSQIIFQSAFKGKNVVAYDISDEILAKLPARWEQIKEQYKADLPDTDPKALDDAVTRIRTTADMKDALKDADIVIEAVPERLDIKQDTWKKVSENAPAKTIFCTNSSTLPPSKIAPFTDRPDKFLCLHFANHVWKFNTGEVMMQPKTDPAVFEEVAKFAEEIGMVPIRIKKEQPGYVLNSLLVPFLNDAGKLWVKGVASIEDIDATWRIATGAPTGPFQIDDAIGMMTMYNIDKDSEDPDIREFANRMKTDYIDKGYMGKNAGRGFYNYQD, encoded by the coding sequence ATGATGCAGAATTTAACTGTTTTAGGTACGGGTACGCTGGGATCGCAGATTATCTTCCAATCGGCGTTCAAGGGCAAGAACGTGGTCGCATATGATATTAGCGACGAGATTCTGGCCAAGCTGCCGGCACGCTGGGAGCAGATAAAGGAACAGTATAAAGCCGATTTGCCGGATACCGATCCCAAGGCGCTCGACGATGCGGTAACCCGCATTCGTACGACAGCCGATATGAAGGACGCCCTGAAAGACGCGGATATTGTTATCGAGGCGGTTCCGGAGCGTTTGGATATCAAGCAGGATACGTGGAAGAAGGTCAGTGAGAATGCGCCGGCCAAGACGATTTTCTGCACCAATTCCTCGACCCTGCCGCCGAGCAAGATAGCGCCGTTTACCGACCGTCCTGACAAGTTCCTGTGCCTGCATTTCGCCAACCATGTCTGGAAGTTCAACACCGGCGAGGTGATGATGCAGCCGAAGACCGATCCGGCCGTATTCGAGGAGGTCGCCAAGTTCGCTGAGGAGATTGGCATGGTTCCGATCCGTATCAAGAAGGAACAACCGGGCTACGTGCTCAATTCGTTGCTCGTGCCGTTCCTCAACGATGCCGGCAAGCTTTGGGTCAAGGGTGTCGCTTCAATTGAGGATATCGACGCGACCTGGCGTATCGCCACCGGTGCGCCGACCGGCCCGTTCCAGATCGACGACGCAATCGGCATGATGACCATGTACAACATCGACAAGGACAGCGAAGACCCCGACATCCGGGAATTCGCCAATCGTATGAAGACGGATTATATCGACAAGGGTTACATGGGCAAGAACGCCGGTCGTGGTTTCTACAACTATCAGGACTGA
- a CDS encoding single-stranded DNA-binding protein: protein MAQQGIVTISGFMGANPQSFGKEGGPAAVSFRIGCTTRYFNPAVNEWRDRPTTWITVKVFRQLAENVFSSLKKGDPVIATGNLATEEWTRDGTKHSRMVMEATSVGHDLSFGISAFQRVKPGGKEHGNSRDPAEVTQGQGQDEAAEGSQTQANTADADRLHVSTADSNEQPEHESVTNHAQSNDAQPGDEPGEDPWDASEVFEGHATADRLVASVG, encoded by the coding sequence ATGGCACAGCAAGGTATAGTGACGATTTCAGGATTCATGGGCGCGAACCCGCAAAGCTTTGGGAAGGAGGGAGGCCCGGCAGCCGTTTCGTTCAGAATCGGCTGCACGACGAGATATTTCAATCCAGCGGTCAATGAATGGCGTGACAGGCCGACGACGTGGATCACCGTCAAGGTGTTCCGCCAGCTGGCTGAGAATGTGTTTTCAAGTCTCAAAAAGGGCGATCCGGTCATCGCCACGGGCAATCTGGCGACCGAGGAATGGACGCGTGACGGCACCAAACACAGCAGGATGGTGATGGAGGCCACCAGTGTCGGCCATGATCTGAGTTTTGGCATTTCGGCATTCCAACGGGTGAAACCGGGCGGAAAGGAACATGGCAATAGCCGCGACCCTGCTGAAGTGACTCAGGGGCAAGGCCAGGACGAGGCGGCTGAAGGTTCCCAGACGCAGGCCAATACGGCAGACGCAGATCGCCTTCATGTTTCGACCGCAGACTCGAATGAGCAGCCGGAGCATGAGTCGGTGACGAATCATGCTCAAAGCAATGACGCGCAACCCGGCGATGAACCAGGTGAGGATCCCTGGGATGCCAGCGAGGTCTTTGAAGGGCATGCCACCGCAGATCGTTTGGTGGCATCAGTCGGGTAA